One Pseudomonas abieticivorans genomic region harbors:
- a CDS encoding DUF805 domain-containing protein, translating to MSTALFKIVFEGSALPGVEPETAKANLAQLFKSDLLAIEKLFSGRKVALKRNLPQEKAERYLNALHKAGVDARIEAEPPQELTLEPLTFEPEPAPDAVHSPYAPPRAEVIDTVAVHGELKVFSFHGRIGRLRYLAWSLVLFAALFIPLFITGVMAGFAPIFGSLISSVLWIASVVVGLQICAQRLHDIGWSAWLALLNLIPGINTLLFLVLVCAPGTRGVSQYGAPPPPNTLGVKILASLWLVVVLALAAAFGMGLFAGLMHRYTGGTAL from the coding sequence ATGAGCACCGCACTGTTCAAAATCGTCTTCGAAGGCAGCGCATTGCCTGGCGTAGAACCGGAAACCGCCAAGGCCAACCTGGCCCAGCTGTTCAAAAGCGACCTGCTGGCCATCGAAAAGCTGTTCAGCGGGCGCAAGGTCGCGCTCAAGCGCAATTTGCCCCAGGAAAAGGCCGAGAGATACCTGAACGCGCTGCACAAAGCCGGCGTGGATGCGCGCATCGAAGCCGAACCGCCCCAGGAACTGACCCTGGAGCCCCTGACCTTCGAGCCCGAACCTGCGCCTGATGCCGTGCACTCACCTTATGCACCGCCACGGGCCGAAGTCATCGACACCGTGGCGGTGCATGGCGAGCTCAAGGTGTTCAGCTTCCATGGGCGCATCGGCCGGCTGCGCTACCTGGCCTGGTCCCTGGTGCTGTTTGCAGCGCTGTTCATTCCCTTGTTCATCACCGGTGTCATGGCGGGATTTGCACCGATATTCGGCAGCCTCATCAGTTCAGTCTTGTGGATCGCCTCGGTGGTGGTCGGCCTGCAGATTTGCGCGCAGCGGTTGCATGATATCGGTTGGTCGGCCTGGCTGGCCCTGCTCAACCTGATCCCGGGCATTAACACGCTACTGTTCCTGGTACTGGTCTGTGCCCCCGGCACCCGTGGGGTGTCTCAGTATGGCGCGCCCCCGCCACCCAACACCCTGGGCGTGAAAATCCTCGCGTCACTCTGGCTGGTCGTGGTGCTCGCGCTCGCCGCCGCCTTCGGCATGGGGCTGTTTGCCGGGCTGATGCACCGTTATACCGGCGGCACTGCCCTGTAA
- a CDS encoding NAD(P)H-dependent flavin oxidoreductase, which translates to MSLPTLLDQSLRLPVVAAPMFLISNPQMVLACCKNGVVGSFPALNQRDSAGFKQWLIEIEAGLALLDKPAPYAVNLIVHHSNPRLEADLAICVEHKVPIVITSLGAVKELVDAVHSYGGLVFHDVTTRRHAEKAAEAGVDGLIAVAAGAGGHAGTWSPFALVAEIRQFFDKTLLLAGCINHGREILAAQLLGADLAYLGTRFIASQESHAPDAYKQMLLGAKAADIVHTAAVSGVPASFMRQSLETAGYDMAALKGTGTMDFASRLKPVDDEAKAWKTVWSAGQGVGEIDDLPSVGELVARLDDEYRQALALATRLPDYWPR; encoded by the coding sequence ATGTCGCTGCCCACACTGCTCGATCAATCGCTGCGTTTGCCCGTGGTGGCAGCGCCGATGTTCCTGATTTCCAACCCGCAGATGGTCCTGGCCTGCTGCAAGAATGGCGTGGTGGGCAGCTTCCCGGCCTTGAACCAGCGTGACAGCGCAGGTTTCAAGCAATGGCTGATAGAGATAGAAGCTGGCCTGGCCCTGCTCGACAAGCCCGCCCCCTACGCGGTCAACCTGATCGTGCACCACAGCAACCCACGCCTGGAGGCAGACCTGGCGATTTGCGTGGAGCACAAGGTGCCCATCGTCATCACCAGTTTGGGCGCCGTGAAAGAGTTGGTGGACGCGGTTCACAGCTACGGCGGCCTAGTGTTTCATGACGTGACCACGCGCCGGCATGCCGAAAAAGCAGCCGAAGCCGGTGTGGACGGGCTGATCGCAGTGGCGGCAGGTGCCGGTGGGCATGCCGGCACGTGGAGCCCGTTCGCCCTGGTGGCCGAAATTCGTCAGTTTTTCGACAAGACGCTGCTGCTGGCCGGCTGCATCAACCATGGCCGGGAGATCCTTGCCGCGCAATTGCTGGGGGCGGACCTGGCGTACCTGGGCACCCGGTTTATCGCCAGCCAGGAAAGCCACGCACCCGATGCGTATAAACAAATGCTGTTGGGCGCCAAGGCAGCGGACATCGTGCACACGGCTGCAGTCTCCGGCGTACCCGCAAGCTTCATGCGCCAAAGCCTGGAGACCGCCGGTTACGACATGGCCGCCCTCAAGGGCACCGGCACCATGGATTTTGCCTCGCGGCTCAAGCCTGTGGATGATGAAGCCAAGGCCTGGAAAACCGTATGGTCGGCCGGCCAAGGGGTGGGCGAGATCGACGATTTACCGAGCGTGGGCGAACTGGTGGCTCGCCTGGACGACGAATACCGCCAGGCGCTGGCTTTGGCCACCCGCCTTCCGGACTATTGGCCACGCTGA
- the birA gene encoding bifunctional biotin--[acetyl-CoA-carboxylase] ligase/biotin operon repressor BirA, with amino-acid sequence MLTLLKLLKDGRFHSGQALGAALGVSRSAVWKQLQLLEAELSLPIHKVRGRGYQLSAPLSLLDEAEIQRFSAGEHWPVRILDSVDSTNAEALRAVDQGIDAPLLVLAERQTAGRGRRGRKWVSPFAENLYYSLVLRIEGGMRQLEGLSLVVGLAVLQVLREQGIAAAGLKWPNDVLVGKRKIAGILLELVGDPADVCHVVLGIGINVNMRSTEEVDQEWTSVQLEAGKQVDRNQLVALLSAQLGDYLERHRAGGFAAIQAEWEANHLWQGRAVSLIAGANQVDGVVLGIDQQGALRLKVGDVEKSFSGGELSLRLRDDS; translated from the coding sequence ATGTTGACGTTGTTGAAACTTCTCAAGGATGGGCGCTTCCATTCCGGCCAGGCCCTGGGCGCGGCGCTGGGTGTCAGTCGCAGTGCCGTCTGGAAGCAACTGCAGTTGCTGGAGGCAGAACTCAGCCTGCCTATCCATAAGGTCAGGGGCCGCGGCTATCAGTTGTCGGCACCGCTGTCACTGCTCGATGAGGCAGAAATTCAACGCTTCAGCGCAGGCGAGCATTGGCCTGTACGTATTCTCGACAGCGTCGACTCGACTAACGCCGAGGCCCTGCGAGCGGTCGATCAGGGCATCGACGCACCGCTTCTGGTGCTGGCCGAGCGCCAGACCGCAGGCCGAGGCCGCCGTGGCAGGAAGTGGGTCAGCCCGTTTGCCGAAAACCTCTATTACAGTCTGGTGTTGCGTATAGAAGGTGGCATGCGCCAGCTCGAGGGGCTTAGCCTCGTGGTAGGCCTGGCGGTCTTGCAGGTGCTGCGTGAGCAAGGTATCGCGGCAGCAGGCCTTAAGTGGCCCAATGACGTGTTGGTGGGTAAGCGTAAGATTGCCGGCATTCTCCTGGAGTTGGTCGGCGACCCGGCAGATGTGTGCCATGTGGTGCTGGGCATCGGCATCAATGTAAACATGCGCTCCACCGAAGAAGTCGACCAAGAGTGGACGTCGGTGCAACTGGAAGCCGGCAAGCAGGTCGATCGTAATCAACTGGTCGCGCTGCTCAGTGCGCAGTTGGGCGATTACCTGGAGCGACATCGTGCCGGTGGCTTTGCGGCGATCCAGGCAGAGTGGGAGGCGAACCACCTATGGCAGGGCAGGGCGGTCTCTCTGATTGCCGGCGCCAATCAGGTCGATGGAGTGGTGTTGGGCATAGATCAGCAAGGGGCATTGCGCTTGAAAGTGGGCGACGTCGAAAAAAGTTTCAGTGGTGGCGAGTTGAGCCTGAGGTTGCGTGATGATTCTTGA
- the argC gene encoding N-acetyl-gamma-glutamyl-phosphate reductase has protein sequence MVKVGIVGGTGYTGVELLRLLAGHPQAEVVVITSRSEAGLPVADMYPNLRGHYDGLAFSVPDTKTLGACDVVFFATPHGVAHALAGELLAAGTRVIDLSADFRLADSEEWAKWYGQPHGAPELLKDAVYGLPEVNREQIRGARLIAVPGCYPTATQLGFLPLLEAGLADNSRLIADCKSGVSGAGRGASVGSLFSETAESMKAYAVKGHRHLPEITQGLRRAAGGDVGLTFVPHLTPMIRGIHSTLYATVVDKSVDLQALFEKRYADEPFVDVMPAGSHPETRSVRGANVCRIAVHRPQGGDLVVVLSVIDNLVKGASGQAVQNMNIMFGLDERLGLAHAGMMP, from the coding sequence ATGGTCAAGGTCGGTATCGTCGGCGGCACGGGTTACACCGGGGTCGAACTGCTGCGTCTGTTGGCAGGGCATCCTCAGGCCGAGGTGGTGGTCATCACTTCGCGCTCCGAAGCGGGCCTACCCGTGGCTGACATGTACCCCAACCTGCGCGGCCACTACGATGGCCTGGCGTTCAGCGTGCCAGACACCAAGACCCTGGGCGCGTGCGACGTGGTGTTCTTCGCCACCCCGCACGGCGTTGCCCACGCCCTGGCCGGTGAATTGCTGGCTGCGGGCACGCGGGTCATCGACCTGTCGGCCGACTTCCGCCTGGCAGACAGCGAGGAATGGGCCAAGTGGTATGGCCAGCCGCACGGCGCTCCGGAGTTGCTGAAGGATGCGGTCTATGGCCTGCCTGAGGTCAACCGCGAGCAGATCCGCGGCGCGCGGCTGATCGCGGTTCCGGGGTGCTATCCGACCGCCACGCAACTGGGTTTCCTGCCGCTGCTGGAAGCTGGCCTGGCCGATAACTCGCGCCTGATCGCCGACTGCAAGTCGGGTGTCAGCGGCGCGGGCCGGGGCGCCAGTGTGGGGTCGTTGTTCAGCGAAACGGCAGAAAGCATGAAAGCCTACGCTGTGAAAGGTCACCGCCACTTGCCAGAAATTACCCAAGGCCTGCGTCGTGCGGCCGGCGGGGATGTGGGCCTGACCTTCGTGCCACACCTTACGCCGATGATTCGCGGTATTCACTCCACCCTGTACGCCACGGTGGTCGACAAGTCGGTGGACCTACAGGCGCTGTTCGAAAAACGCTATGCCGATGAACCGTTCGTCGACGTGATGCCTGCCGGCAGCCACCCGGAAACTCGCAGCGTGCGCGGTGCCAACGTCTGCCGTATTGCCGTGCATCGGCCGCAGGGCGGCGACCTGGTCGTCGTGCTCTCGGTCATCGATAACCTGGTCAAGGGCGCGTCCGGCCAGGCGGTGCAGAACATGAACATCATGTTCGGCCTGGATGAACGCCTGGGCCTGGCCCATGCGGGCATGATGCCGTAA
- the tyrS gene encoding tyrosine--tRNA ligase: MKSVEEQLALIKRGAEEVLVESELVEKLKRGQPLRIKAGFDPTAPDLHLGHTVLINKLRQFQELGHHVIFLIGDFTGLIGDPSGKSATRPPLTREQVLENAETYKAQVFKILDPAKTEVAFNSTWMDALSPADFIRLASQYTVARMLERDDFDKRYTNNQPIAIHEFLYPLVQGYDSVALRADVELGGTDQKFNLLMGRELQRAYGQEAQCIVTMPLLEGLDGVKKMSKSLGNYVGIQEVPGVMYSKLVSIPDELMWRYFELLSFRTMEEINGFKADCEAGANPRDIKIKLAEEIVARFHGEEAAANAHRAAGNRMKDGELPEDLPEVEVAATEDMPIAAVLNKAGLVKNSAGARDLLNAGGVRVDGEVVERGFVFVVGATHVVQAGKKAFARITLKQQ, from the coding sequence ATGAAGTCGGTTGAAGAGCAGCTAGCGCTGATCAAACGTGGTGCGGAAGAGGTACTGGTCGAATCCGAATTGGTCGAGAAGCTCAAGCGTGGCCAACCGCTACGCATTAAGGCTGGCTTTGACCCGACGGCACCCGACCTGCACCTGGGGCACACGGTGCTTATTAATAAGCTGCGCCAGTTCCAGGAACTGGGGCATCACGTCATCTTCCTTATAGGTGACTTCACCGGCCTGATCGGTGATCCGAGCGGCAAGAGCGCTACGCGCCCGCCGCTCACCCGTGAGCAAGTGCTGGAGAATGCCGAGACCTACAAGGCTCAGGTGTTCAAGATCCTTGATCCGGCGAAAACCGAGGTGGCGTTCAACTCCACCTGGATGGATGCCCTGAGCCCGGCCGACTTCATTCGCCTGGCTTCGCAGTACACCGTCGCGCGGATGCTCGAGCGCGATGACTTCGACAAGCGCTACACCAATAATCAGCCCATCGCGATCCACGAGTTCCTCTATCCGCTGGTGCAAGGTTACGACTCGGTGGCCTTGCGCGCCGATGTCGAGTTGGGCGGCACCGATCAGAAGTTCAACCTGCTGATGGGGCGCGAGCTGCAGCGCGCCTATGGCCAGGAAGCACAATGCATCGTGACCATGCCGTTGCTCGAAGGCCTGGATGGCGTGAAGAAGATGTCCAAGTCGTTGGGCAACTATGTAGGTATCCAGGAAGTGCCGGGTGTGATGTACAGCAAGCTGGTCTCTATTCCGGATGAGCTGATGTGGCGCTATTTCGAGCTGTTGAGCTTCCGCACCATGGAAGAGATCAATGGCTTCAAGGCGGATTGCGAAGCTGGCGCCAACCCGCGTGACATCAAGATCAAGCTGGCCGAAGAGATTGTTGCGCGCTTCCACGGTGAGGAAGCTGCCGCCAATGCTCACCGCGCCGCAGGTAACCGCATGAAGGATGGCGAGCTGCCAGAAGATCTGCCGGAAGTCGAAGTGGCTGCCACCGAGGACATGCCGATCGCTGCCGTCCTTAATAAGGCAGGCCTGGTGAAGAACTCGGCCGGCGCGCGTGATCTGCTCAATGCCGGTGGCGTGCGGGTGGATGGCGAAGTGGTCGAGCGTGGTTTTGTCTTCGTGGTCGGCGCTACGCACGTGGTTCAGGCTGGCAAGAAAGCTTTTGCACGTATTACCTTGAAGCAACAGTAA
- the erpA gene encoding iron-sulfur cluster insertion protein ErpA, whose translation MSVESFTPTALQFTHGAAYKVKSLVDEEGNDRLKLRVFVTGGGCSGFQYGFTFDEDVADDDTIVEREGVSLVVDPMSFQYLAGAEVDYQEGLEGSRFVINNPNASTTCGCGQSFSI comes from the coding sequence ATGAGCGTCGAGTCCTTTACCCCAACGGCTTTGCAATTCACCCATGGTGCAGCGTACAAGGTGAAAAGCCTGGTCGACGAAGAGGGTAATGATCGTCTGAAATTGCGCGTCTTCGTCACAGGGGGTGGCTGTTCAGGTTTTCAGTACGGCTTCACCTTCGATGAAGACGTGGCCGATGACGACACCATCGTCGAGCGCGAGGGCGTGAGCCTGGTCGTCGACCCCATGAGCTTTCAGTACCTGGCCGGTGCTGAAGTGGATTACCAGGAAGGCCTGGAAGGTTCGCGGTTCGTGATCAACAACCCGAATGCTTCGACCACCTGCGGTTGCGGTCAATCGTTCTCGATCTGA
- a CDS encoding histidine triad nucleotide-binding protein, translated as METLFTKIINREIPAKIIYEDDQVLAFHDIAPQAPVHFLVIPKKHIRTLNDLTEDDKGLLGHILFTAQRLAKELGCDDGFRVVMNCNEQGGQTVYHIHMHVLGQRQMHWPPG; from the coding sequence GTGGAAACTCTGTTCACCAAGATCATCAACCGGGAAATACCGGCGAAGATCATCTACGAAGACGATCAGGTCCTGGCTTTTCACGACATCGCCCCGCAGGCGCCCGTGCATTTCCTGGTCATCCCGAAAAAACACATTCGTACCCTCAACGACCTCACCGAGGACGACAAGGGGCTGTTAGGGCACATTTTGTTCACCGCCCAGCGCCTGGCCAAGGAATTGGGCTGTGACGATGGCTTTCGCGTGGTGATGAATTGCAACGAGCAGGGTGGCCAGACGGTCTACCATATTCACATGCACGTGTTGGGGCAGCGGCAGATGCATTGGCCGCCGGGCTGA
- a CDS encoding SDR family NAD(P)-dependent oxidoreductase, with protein MTRYAMITGASSGIGLAMAEALARRGRSLILVARQREALESVAIELTQRFGVEVLFRACDLSEPLRLSGFLLELEEGERHIDLLVNCAAIRSYGHFLAQDWMREQDLIELNVLALTRLCHSVGNAMAVQGGGQILNVASLAAFQPGPWMASYAASKAYVLHFSEALREELKQSGVKVSVLCPGPVHSADRVIDRLHNSGRVLSPEEVALYTVRALARNRAVIIPGRRNRWLARSGRLGSRWLVRKIAGAINIAYRPR; from the coding sequence ATGACCCGTTACGCCATGATCACTGGCGCCTCCAGCGGTATTGGCCTGGCCATGGCCGAAGCCCTGGCACGCCGTGGCCGCAGCCTTATCCTGGTGGCCCGGCAGCGCGAAGCCCTGGAAAGCGTCGCGATCGAACTGACCCAACGTTTCGGCGTTGAAGTGCTGTTCCGTGCCTGCGACCTGAGCGAGCCCCTGCGCCTGTCCGGCTTTTTGCTGGAGCTTGAAGAGGGTGAACGGCACATCGACCTGTTGGTAAACTGCGCGGCCATCCGCTCCTATGGGCATTTCCTGGCTCAGGACTGGATGCGCGAACAGGACCTGATCGAGCTCAACGTGCTGGCCCTGACCCGGCTTTGCCACTCGGTGGGCAATGCCATGGCCGTGCAAGGGGGCGGGCAGATACTCAATGTGGCATCCCTGGCGGCCTTTCAACCGGGCCCGTGGATGGCCAGTTATGCCGCGAGCAAAGCCTACGTGTTGCATTTTTCCGAAGCCCTGCGCGAAGAGCTGAAACAGAGTGGGGTGAAAGTGTCCGTGCTGTGTCCAGGGCCGGTGCACTCGGCTGACCGAGTGATCGACCGCCTGCACAACAGCGGCCGGGTACTGAGCCCCGAAGAGGTCGCGCTTTATACTGTGCGAGCACTGGCGCGCAACCGCGCGGTGATCATCCCCGGGCGTCGCAACCGCTGGCTGGCCCGCAGCGGCCGGCTGGGTTCACGCTGGCTGGTGCGCAAGATCGCCGGCGCCATCAACATCGCCTATCGCCCGCGCTGA
- a CDS encoding anhydro-N-acetylmuramic acid kinase: MALYIGVMSGTSLDGLDIALVDQGEQALKLIATHYTPMPDALRLDLLSLCASGPDEVARCALAENEWVRLAASGVSQLLAEQQLTAQAITAIGSHGQTIRHEPARGFTVQIGNPALLAELTGICVVGDFRRRDVAAGGQGAPLVPAFHEALFASHGDHLAILNVGGFSNLSLIDKGRPVHGFDSGPGNVLLDAWIDLKQGHAYDRDGQWAASGQVNATLLQHLYSDPFFAGTGPKSTGREVFNLPWLQGHLAKLPTCADEDVQATLLELTAQTIVQSLQHAQAQTDELLVCGGGAHNAALMARLAQLLPASKVASTAAYGIDPDWVEAMAFAWLAHCCLRGIPTNRPSVTGARGLRILGAIYPA, translated from the coding sequence ATGGCGCTCTACATTGGCGTGATGTCCGGGACCAGCCTCGATGGCCTGGACATCGCGCTGGTAGACCAGGGCGAGCAAGCGCTCAAGCTGATTGCCACCCATTACACTCCCATGCCCGATGCCTTGCGCCTGGACCTGCTCAGCCTGTGCGCCAGCGGGCCTGACGAAGTTGCCCGCTGCGCCCTGGCCGAAAATGAGTGGGTTCGCCTCGCCGCCTCGGGCGTCAGCCAACTGCTGGCCGAACAACAGCTCACTGCCCAAGCCATCACCGCTATCGGCAGCCATGGGCAGACCATCCGCCACGAACCAGCGCGCGGCTTTACCGTGCAAATCGGCAACCCGGCCTTGCTGGCCGAGTTGACCGGCATTTGCGTGGTCGGCGACTTCCGCCGGCGCGACGTTGCCGCAGGTGGCCAGGGTGCCCCCCTGGTACCGGCCTTTCATGAGGCGTTGTTCGCCAGCCATGGCGATCACTTGGCAATTCTGAACGTCGGCGGCTTCAGCAACCTGAGCCTGATCGACAAGGGCCGCCCCGTGCACGGCTTCGATTCGGGGCCCGGCAACGTGCTGCTCGATGCCTGGATTGACCTCAAGCAGGGTCACGCCTACGACCGCGATGGCCAGTGGGCCGCCAGCGGCCAGGTCAATGCCACCTTGCTACAGCATCTCTACAGCGACCCGTTCTTTGCCGGCACTGGCCCCAAAAGCACAGGCCGCGAAGTGTTCAACTTGCCTTGGCTACAAGGCCACCTGGCCAAGCTACCGACCTGCGCCGATGAAGACGTGCAGGCCACCCTTCTGGAACTGACAGCCCAGACTATCGTGCAGTCCCTGCAACATGCCCAAGCGCAAACCGATGAGCTATTGGTATGTGGCGGTGGCGCACATAACGCGGCGTTGATGGCGCGCCTGGCGCAGTTGCTGCCTGCCAGCAAGGTCGCCAGCACGGCAGCCTACGGCATTGATCCGGACTGGGTAGAAGCCATGGCCTTTGCATGGCTGGCCCACTGCTGCCTTCGCGGCATCCCGACCAATCGCCCTAGCGTGACCGGCGCCCGTGGCTTGCGCATCCTCGGGGCGATCTACCCGGCCTGA
- the coq7 gene encoding 2-polyprenyl-3-methyl-6-methoxy-1,4-benzoquinone monooxygenase has product MATERHYSPIDKFLLQADTAMRTLLPFSGQPSRPSPAIVQPDSKLDDVETRHVAGLMRINHTGEVCAQALYQGQALTAKLPQVRKAMEHAAEEEVDHLAWCEQRIRQLGSHPSVLNPLFYGMSFSIGAAAGLISDRVSLGFVAATEHQVVKHLDEHLEQLPAEDEKSRAILEQMRTDEQQHAESALGAGGFRFPAPVRLGMSLLAKVMTKSTYRI; this is encoded by the coding sequence ATGGCTACCGAACGTCACTATTCGCCCATCGACAAATTCCTGCTGCAGGCCGATACCGCCATGCGCACGCTGCTGCCTTTCAGCGGCCAGCCATCGCGACCGTCGCCGGCGATCGTGCAACCGGACAGCAAGCTTGATGATGTCGAAACCCGCCACGTGGCTGGGCTGATGCGCATCAACCATACCGGCGAAGTGTGCGCCCAGGCGCTGTACCAGGGCCAAGCCCTGACCGCCAAGTTGCCGCAAGTGCGCAAGGCCATGGAGCATGCCGCCGAGGAAGAAGTCGATCACCTGGCGTGGTGCGAGCAACGTATCCGCCAGCTGGGCAGCCACCCCAGCGTGCTCAACCCGCTGTTCTACGGCATGTCGTTCAGTATCGGCGCGGCTGCCGGGCTGATCAGCGACCGCGTCAGCCTGGGGTTCGTCGCCGCCACCGAGCATCAGGTGGTCAAGCACCTGGACGAACACCTGGAGCAACTGCCGGCCGAGGACGAAAAGTCCCGGGCCATTCTCGAGCAGATGCGCACCGATGAGCAGCAACACGCCGAGTCGGCCCTGGGTGCCGGCGGTTTCCGCTTCCCCGCGCCCGTGCGCCTGGGCATGAGCCTGCTGGCCAAGGTCATGACCAAGAGCACCTACCGGATCTGA
- a CDS encoding peptidoglycan DD-metalloendopeptidase family protein, producing the protein MTNEPTKAPPLYPKSHLLAASGIAALLSLALLVFPSSEVEAKKTSLNLELETPADQLKKAQNTPPATTDTDTQAEEAAPSPFAQIDNGDDKDATAQEATEPAVAASEPEKKLPNHRQVVVSKGDTLSTLFEKMSLPATTVQDVLASDKQAKQFTHLKNGQVLEVELTPDGLLQSLHTKLSDTETIRLTKAANGYAFNRDVAKPMMRAAYAHGVIKSSLSLSGQRAGLSHKQVMDLTSIFGYDVDFAQDIRQGDEFDVMYEQKVLNNKVIGTGNILSARFTNRGKTYTAVRYTSRQGTTNYYTADGNSMRKAFVRSPVDFARISSRFSVGRFHPILNKIRAHQGVDYAAPRGTPIKATGDGKVILAGRRGGYGNTVIIAHGNTYKTLYGHMQGFAKGIKDGTNVKQGQVIGYIGTTGLSTGPHVHYEFQVNGVHVDPLGQKLPMADPIAKAEKARFQQQSQPLMAKMDQERTTLLASKR; encoded by the coding sequence ATGACCAACGAACCGACTAAGGCGCCACCGCTTTATCCGAAGAGCCACCTGTTGGCAGCCAGCGGCATCGCCGCCCTCCTCAGCCTGGCCTTGCTGGTATTCCCCTCCAGCGAAGTAGAAGCCAAAAAGACCTCATTGAACCTGGAGCTGGAAACCCCGGCCGACCAGCTCAAGAAAGCCCAGAACACACCACCCGCTACTACCGACACCGATACCCAGGCCGAAGAAGCCGCGCCCTCCCCCTTCGCCCAGATAGACAATGGCGACGACAAGGATGCGACGGCTCAAGAGGCCACGGAACCGGCAGTGGCAGCCTCCGAACCGGAGAAAAAGCTGCCAAACCATCGCCAGGTGGTGGTAAGCAAGGGCGACACGCTGTCTACCCTGTTTGAAAAAATGAGCCTGCCGGCCACCACCGTCCAGGACGTGCTGGCCAGCGATAAACAAGCCAAGCAGTTCACCCACCTGAAAAATGGCCAGGTGCTGGAAGTGGAACTGACCCCGGACGGTCTGCTGCAAAGCCTGCACACCAAGCTCAGCGACACCGAGACTATCCGCCTGACCAAGGCCGCAAACGGTTACGCCTTCAACCGCGACGTAGCCAAGCCAATGATGCGCGCGGCCTACGCCCACGGCGTGATCAAAAGCTCGCTGTCCCTATCTGGCCAGCGTGCCGGGCTGTCACACAAGCAGGTCATGGACCTGACCAGCATCTTCGGTTATGACGTGGATTTCGCCCAGGATATTCGCCAGGGTGACGAGTTCGACGTGATGTACGAACAGAAAGTCTTGAACAACAAGGTGATCGGCACCGGCAACATCCTGTCTGCCCGCTTCACCAACCGCGGCAAGACTTACACCGCCGTGCGTTACACCAGCAGACAAGGCACCACCAACTACTACACCGCCGACGGCAACAGCATGCGCAAGGCCTTCGTGCGCTCCCCGGTGGACTTCGCGCGCATCAGCTCGCGCTTTTCGGTAGGCCGCTTCCACCCCATCCTGAACAAGATCCGCGCACACCAGGGCGTCGACTACGCAGCGCCACGCGGTACGCCCATCAAGGCCACCGGCGATGGCAAGGTGATCCTGGCCGGCCGCCGCGGCGGTTACGGCAATACCGTGATCATCGCCCACGGCAACACCTACAAAACCCTTTACGGTCACATGCAGGGCTTCGCCAAGGGCATCAAGGACGGCACCAACGTCAAGCAAGGCCAAGTGATTGGCTACATTGGCACCACCGGCCTGTCCACCGGCCCGCACGTGCACTACGAGTTCCAGGTCAACGGCGTGCACGTCGACCCGCTGGGCCAGAAGCTGCCGATGGCCGATCCGATCGCCAAGGCCGAGAAGGCGCGCTTCCAGCAGCAAAGCCAGCCGCTGATGGCCAAGATGGACCAGGAACGCACCACCCTGCTGGCGAGCAAGCGCTAA
- the hemJ gene encoding protoporphyrinogen oxidase HemJ, whose translation MYLWIKALHIISLVCWFAGLFYLPRLFVYHAASEDTASKERFCIMERKLYRGIMGPSMIATLVFGLWLLWLSPGFMSQAWMHAKLTFVVLLIGYHHMCGAQVKRFARGENTRSHVFYRWFNEVPVLFLLAIVILVVVKPF comes from the coding sequence ATGTATCTATGGATCAAAGCACTGCACATCATCAGCCTCGTCTGCTGGTTTGCCGGCCTGTTCTACCTGCCCCGCCTGTTCGTCTACCACGCCGCCAGCGAGGACACCGCCAGCAAGGAGCGCTTCTGCATCATGGAGCGCAAGCTGTACCGCGGCATCATGGGCCCCTCGATGATCGCCACACTGGTATTCGGCCTATGGCTGCTGTGGCTGAGCCCAGGCTTCATGAGCCAGGCCTGGATGCACGCCAAGCTGACCTTCGTGGTGTTGCTGATCGGCTACCACCATATGTGTGGCGCACAGGTAAAACGCTTCGCCCGCGGCGAAAATACCCGCTCACATGTCTTCTATCGCTGGTTCAACGAAGTACCTGTTTTGTTTTTACTGGCTATCGTCATTCTGGTGGTCGTCAAGCCGTTCTAA